AGTTCAGCGAAATCGAGCAAAATCGAAGTGAAGATATTGCTCATGGCATAGGTGGCTGTTCGCGCTACCCGAGACGCTATATTAGGAACACAATAGTGAATAACATCAAATTTCCGAAAGATAGGTTTATCGTGAGAGGTCACCTCCGAAGTTTCAAAATTGCCCCCTTGATCAATGCTTACATCTATAATAACGGAATTGGGTTTCATTTTAGAAACGGTCTCTTCCGAAATCACGCAAGCGGAACGTCCATTAAGCGCTCGTAAAGCACCGATAACAACGTCTGAACTGATCACGGCTTTGTTTAAAATAATAGGTTGTATAACAGATGTAAACACACGACTACCCAGGTTATTTTGTAGGCGTCTAAGTTTATAAATCGAATTATCAAATACTTTTACCTCTGCTCCTAGCGCCAAAGCCGTCCGAGCAGCTTGTTCACCAACGGTCCCTGCGCCGATAATAACAACTTCGGTCGAGGCTACCCCGGTAACACCGCCGAGCATCAGTCCCTTGCCTCCAAATGCATTGCTCAGATACTCTCCAGCAATTAAAGTTGCCGTCGCCCCTACGATTTCACTCATAGCACGAACCACAGTTAGGCAACCGCCCTCATCTCTTAAATATTCGTAAGAAATTGCGGTAATTTTTTTATGCATTAATGCCTTTAAGACATCCAAGTTCATAAGTGAAGGTTGCTGAGAAGATAATAAAAGCTGTCTTTCTTTCATCAGCTTGACTTCACTAATTACAGGGCTGCCAACCTTGATGATCAGATCCGCTTGGTACACTTCTTCTCTTGAAGATACAATACGGGCTCCCTGCTCACTATAATGGTGATCCAAAAAATTGGCTCCTGCTCCTGCTCCCGTCTCAACGATTACTTCGTGCCCATTTTCTACCAATAATGCAACCGCTAATGGTGTCAGGCAAATTCGCTTTTCCTGAAGCGAAATTTCTTTTGGAATGCCAATAAATAAACTCTTTGCATTCTTTTTCTTCTCAAACAGCATCTCTTTTGGAGAAATCATAGCCTGACTCGCAAGCTTTCCTAACTCATTCATCTTGTAAAATTGATCGTTAGCTAAAATTACAATAAAAAATCAATCTTATCAAACGAAGATAAATTTGGTTTGGCACAGCTTTGGAATGAAACAAATTTATCTACATTTGTCTAAATTAATCAGATATAATACCATGCTCAGCAAAGTTAATATAGTGCCACGGTGGATCATTTTTTTATTGGACATCTTTAGTATATCCATCGCTTATCTCCTCGCAAATGTCATTTACTATGATTTTAACTTCGATTTTCTGCTTGACATTGATTTTGCCATTCGTTACATTTTATTTATAGGTATATGTTCCTTATCATTCTACCTCTTTAAGATGTATACTGGTATAGTTCGTTACACAAGCGCTATCGATTCAATACGGATATTATCAACGATAACATTTAGTGTTTTTGTTCTCCTGGTTATAAAATTAGTCATTCAGGCAAACGAGATAGAACGAAACATTCCAACTGCACTCATTATTTTCTTTGCACTCTTCTCCTTTCTTATTTTAACCGTATATAGAACGATTATCAAAATTTTCTTTCTATACACCAAAAAAGTCAGTGGCTCCAGAAAAAAGACACTGATCTATGGCGCCGGTGATTTGGGGATTGCTGTAAAAAGAACCTTAGACCATGATGTACGCTCCAAAAATGCTATTGTTGGATTCTTGGACGATAATGAACAAAAAATCAACAAGGTAATTGATGGTACCAAAATATATTCCTCACAGAAGTTCAGCCATCTGATCAATACATTGAATGTTGAGGAGGTTATCATCGCTTCGCACAACATCCCTTCAGACCGTAAAAATGAAATTACAGATGTCGCGCTCGAAAAAAACATCAATATTTTAACACTTCCGCCCGTTAAAAAGATCATGAATGGCGACCTTAACCCCAATCAGATTCAGAAAATAAAAATTGAAGATTTGTTGGAAAGGGAGCCGATCAAGATTAACGACGACCACATCTTAAGCCAGACGAAGGGCAAAAGAATCCTTGTTACTGGAGCAGCCGGTTCTATCGGAAGTGAAATTGCAACCCAATTGGGAAGATACGAGCCCCAGATGATTATTCTTTGTGACCAAGCAGAGTCCCCCTTACATAACCTCCAACTTGACCTTCAGGATGAATTTCCCAATCAGGTATATCATACTTATATCGCAGACGTCCGAAGTACAAAAAGGATGCAATTACTTTTTGAGACTTTCAAACCACACTATGTATATCACGCTGCAGCATACAAACATGTCCCAATGATGGAAAACCACCCTTTGGAAGCAGTACAGACCAATGTCATGGGTACTAAGAATCTAGCTGATTTGGCCGTAGCATATCAAGTGGAAAAATTTGTTTTTGTCTCTACCGATAAAGCTGTCAATCCCACGAATATCATGGGAGCGACAAAGCGTATTGCAGAAATCTATGTACAATCGTTAAACAATCATTTGGAAAACTCGTTAGGGGCAACTGTGCACACCAAATTTATCACAACCCGCTTTGGCAATGTCTTAGGCTCCAATGGATCTGTTATCCCACGATTCAGAGACCAGATTCAAAAAGGTGGCCCTGTAACCGTTACGCATCCAGAAATTACGCGGTATTTTATGACCATTCCCGAAGCCTGTCGATTGGTTCTTGAAGCTGGTACGATGGGACAAGGTGGCGAAATTTTTGTATTTGATATGGGAAAATCTGTAAAAATAGTCGAGTTAGCAAAAAAAATGATTCGCCTTTCAGGATTTAAACCGAATGAAGATATTGAAATAAAATTCACGGGATTAAGACCCGGGGAAAAACTATATGAGGAGTTATTAAATGATTTGGAGAATACGTTGCCGACACACCACGAAATGATCATGATCGCCAAAGTCAGAGAAAATAATTATGATATTGTAAGTATAAAAATCGAAGAATTGCAACAGCGTTTAGCGACACAGAACAAAAACGAAGTTGTCTATCAAATGAAAATTATTGTACCTGAATTCAAAAGCAAAAATTCGATCTACGAGCAACTGGATCGGGAAATCGAGTTATCGAATAAGTCGGAAAACTAAAGTTAATTCACTTTAAAATTTGCAAAACACTTGCAAATTTGCTCGAAAAGTGTATTTTTGCAATCCATATTTTACTGATTAGTAATGTCTAAAAACACAAATAATACAAATCAAGGTTTCAAACCTTCAAAAGGATCTTTTTTTCAAGATAACCAAAAAAGTGTCGTGTTCATTTTAGGTGGTATCGTTGTATTGATCTTACTTTATTTTGGATATCAAAAGCTTTATCTAGATCCAAGAGCAGAAGAAGCTTCGAACCGTATGTACAAAGCAGAACAGCTGGCCACAATTGATTCTTTACAAAATAAAGCAATCACGGGCGACGGTGCTTTTCTTGGATTTAAACAAATTGCGGATGAATATTCCAATACAAAATCGGCAAATATTGCAAACGCCTATTTAGGCGGTTTATATTTACGTCAAGGTAAATTCGAAGATGCTGTGAAAGCGCTTGAAAAATATGCTCCAACAGGAAGCCAAATTCTAGACCCACTCGTAATTGGTTTAACAGGTGATGCTTTTTCAGAGCTAAAAGACTACAAAAAAGCCGCTGATTATTACAAGCAAGCTTCTGAAAAATCAAGCAACTCGTATACAACTCCGCTCTTTTTGAAAAAACTAGGGCTTGTATATGAAGCACAAAATGACTATAAAAGTGCAGAGACTGCTTACAAGAAGATTAAAACAGATTTTCCAGAGAGCCAAGAAGCTTCAACAATTGATGGTTTATTGGGGCGTGTACAAGCACATTTATAAGAGAATAATTATAAAAATATAATAAAAAGAGGCTATTTGATAGCCTCTTTTTTTGTGACCATCTAAAATCACTATCTTTGTTACTATTATGGCAAGTAGCATTAAAAATTTATCCGACTTTTCGCACATCCAGGTTGCGGATGCAAGTCCATTCAAATTTGCAATCGTTGTTGCACAATGGAATGCAGAAATTACAGGTGCATTATTGAATGGTGCAATAAAGGGCTTGGAAGAGCATGGCGCTAAGGAAAACAATATCCAAGTCATAGAGGTTCCTGGAAGTTTCGAGTTAATTTCAGGAGCAGACCTCGCATTCAGAAATCAGGGTTTTG
The DNA window shown above is from Sphingobacterium thalpophilum and carries:
- a CDS encoding alanine dehydrogenase — encoded protein: MNELGKLASQAMISPKEMLFEKKKNAKSLFIGIPKEISLQEKRICLTPLAVALLVENGHEVIVETGAGAGANFLDHHYSEQGARIVSSREEVYQADLIIKVGSPVISEVKLMKERQLLLSSQQPSLMNLDVLKALMHKKITAISYEYLRDEGGCLTVVRAMSEIVGATATLIAGEYLSNAFGGKGLMLGGVTGVASTEVVIIGAGTVGEQAARTALALGAEVKVFDNSIYKLRRLQNNLGSRVFTSVIQPIILNKAVISSDVVIGALRALNGRSACVISEETVSKMKPNSVIIDVSIDQGGNFETSEVTSHDKPIFRKFDVIHYCVPNIASRVARTATYAMSNIFTSILLDFAELGGLKNAIWKNPGIRSSIYLYQGNLTNIDMASRFNMTAKDLDLLVVSSL
- a CDS encoding nucleoside-diphosphate sugar epimerase/dehydratase — its product is MLSKVNIVPRWIIFLLDIFSISIAYLLANVIYYDFNFDFLLDIDFAIRYILFIGICSLSFYLFKMYTGIVRYTSAIDSIRILSTITFSVFVLLVIKLVIQANEIERNIPTALIIFFALFSFLILTVYRTIIKIFFLYTKKVSGSRKKTLIYGAGDLGIAVKRTLDHDVRSKNAIVGFLDDNEQKINKVIDGTKIYSSQKFSHLINTLNVEEVIIASHNIPSDRKNEITDVALEKNINILTLPPVKKIMNGDLNPNQIQKIKIEDLLEREPIKINDDHILSQTKGKRILVTGAAGSIGSEIATQLGRYEPQMIILCDQAESPLHNLQLDLQDEFPNQVYHTYIADVRSTKRMQLLFETFKPHYVYHAAAYKHVPMMENHPLEAVQTNVMGTKNLADLAVAYQVEKFVFVSTDKAVNPTNIMGATKRIAEIYVQSLNNHLENSLGATVHTKFITTRFGNVLGSNGSVIPRFRDQIQKGGPVTVTHPEITRYFMTIPEACRLVLEAGTMGQGGEIFVFDMGKSVKIVELAKKMIRLSGFKPNEDIEIKFTGLRPGEKLYEELLNDLENTLPTHHEMIMIAKVRENNYDIVSIKIEELQQRLATQNKNEVVYQMKIIVPEFKSKNSIYEQLDREIELSNKSEN
- a CDS encoding tetratricopeptide repeat protein, producing MSKNTNNTNQGFKPSKGSFFQDNQKSVVFILGGIVVLILLYFGYQKLYLDPRAEEASNRMYKAEQLATIDSLQNKAITGDGAFLGFKQIADEYSNTKSANIANAYLGGLYLRQGKFEDAVKALEKYAPTGSQILDPLVIGLTGDAFSELKDYKKAADYYKQASEKSSNSYTTPLFLKKLGLVYEAQNDYKSAETAYKKIKTDFPESQEASTIDGLLGRVQAHL
- the ribH gene encoding 6,7-dimethyl-8-ribityllumazine synthase produces the protein MASSIKNLSDFSHIQVADASPFKFAIVVAQWNAEITGALLNGAIKGLEEHGAKENNIQVIEVPGSFELISGADLAFRNQGFDAVICLGCVIQGETRHFDFICDAVANGIANVGLKYNKPAVFGVLTTDNLQQALDRAGGKHGNKGEEAAITAIQMAHIAKKF